A section of the Delphinus delphis chromosome 1, mDelDel1.2, whole genome shotgun sequence genome encodes:
- the KTI12 gene encoding protein KTI12 homolog: MPLVVFCGLPYSGKSRRAEELRVALAAEGRAVYVVDDAEVLGAEDATVYGDSVREKALRGALRAAVERRLSRHEVVILDSLNYIKGFRYELYCLARAARTPLCLVYCVRPGGLSGGPRVAGADESPSRNVSVSWRPRAEEGGRPLAAGTGVLGEPQAVDSVVNGRAQAEVPKELEREETRTPDFPALVTSEFEKSAEHVSGAFYPPELLEALALRFEAPDSRNRWDRPLFTLVGLEEPLPLSEIRAALFENRAPPPHQSTQSQPLASGTFLHQLDQVTSQVLAGLMEAQKSAVPGDLLKLSGTTEHLRFTRPLTMAELSRLRRQFISYTKMHPNNENLPQLANMFLQYLSQSLH, translated from the coding sequence ATGCCGCTGGTGGTGTTTTGCGGGCTGCCGTACAGCGGCAAGAGCCGGCGCGCGGAGGAGCTCCGCGTGGCACTGGCGGCCGAGGGCCGCGCGGTGTACGTGGTGGACGACGCGGAGGTGCTGGGCGCGGAGGACGCGACAGTGTACGGCGATTCGGTCCGTGAGAAGGCCTTGCGTGGGGCCCTGCGAGCGGCCGTGGAGCGGCGCCTGAGTCGCCACGAAGTGGTCATCCTCGACTCGCTTAATTACATCAAGGGCTTCCGCTACGAGCTGTACTGCCTGGCGCGGGCGGCGCGCACTCCGCTGTGCCTGGTCTACTGCGTAAGGCCAGGCGGTCTGAGCGGGGGACCGCGGGTGGCGGGCGCGGATGAGAGTCCGAGCCGCAATGTCAGTGTGAGTTGGAGGCCGCgagctgaggagggagggagacctcTGGCGGCGGGCACCGGTGTCCTCGGGGAACCGCAGGCAGTGGACTCTGTAGTAAATGGGAGAGCCCAGGCAGAAGTACCTAAGGAACTGGAGCGGGAGGAAACCAGGACGCCAGATTTTCCAGCTCTTGTGACTTCGGAATTCGAGAAATCTGCAGAGCATGTGTCCGGTGCCTTTTACCCTCCCGAACTTCTGGAGGCCCTAGCGCTGCGCTTCGAAGCTCCCGACTCTCGGAACCGCTGGGACAGGCCCCTGTTCACCTTGGTGGGCTTAGAGGAGCCGTTGCCTCTGTCAGAGATCAGAGCTGCCTTGTTTGAGAACCGGGCTCCTCCACCCCATCAGTCTACACAGTCACAGCCACTTGCCTCCGGCACCTTTCTGCACCAATTGGACCAGGTCACCAGCCAGGTGTTGGCAGGACTGATGGAAGCTCAGAAGAGCGCAGTCCCTGGAGACTTGCTTAAGCTTTCTGGCACCACAGAGCACCTGCGGTTTACCCGGCCTTTGACCATGGCAGAACTGAGTCGCCTCCGTCGCCAGTTTATTTCCTACACCAAAATGCATCCCAACAATGAGAACCTGCCTCAACTGGCCAACATGTTTCTGCAGTATCTGAGCCAGAGCCTGCACTAA